Proteins from one Clostridium cellulovorans 743B genomic window:
- a CDS encoding endonuclease V, which produces MEIKEVHNFNIYEESEFINIQNQLKKKISLKNTFSKNSIKLVAGVDLAYWEKENKQYGTCCIVVIDYNTKQVVEKVNSVGEIKVPYIPGFLAFRELPLVTEALKKLVVEPDIFIFDGNGYLHFNHMGIATHASFFLNKPTIGVAKSYLRVNEADFQMPQNEEGSFTDIIINGEVYGRVLRTREDVKPIFISCGNYIDLETSTEIVLNLINNESRLPIPVRLADLETHISRSALS; this is translated from the coding sequence ATGGAAATAAAAGAAGTTCATAATTTTAATATTTATGAGGAATCGGAATTCATTAATATACAAAATCAATTGAAGAAAAAAATAAGCTTAAAAAATACCTTTAGTAAAAATAGTATTAAACTAGTTGCAGGTGTAGATTTAGCTTATTGGGAAAAAGAAAATAAGCAGTATGGCACCTGTTGTATAGTCGTTATTGATTATAATACAAAACAGGTAGTTGAAAAAGTTAATAGTGTAGGAGAAATCAAAGTACCGTATATACCTGGATTTTTAGCATTTAGGGAATTACCTTTAGTTACGGAAGCTTTAAAAAAATTAGTAGTGGAACCTGATATATTTATCTTTGATGGTAATGGATACTTGCATTTTAATCATATGGGTATAGCTACTCATGCGTCATTTTTCTTAAATAAACCAACTATAGGAGTGGCAAAAAGTTATTTAAGAGTTAATGAAGCAGATTTTCAAATGCCTCAAAATGAAGAAGGCTCCTTCACTGATATTATAATAAACGGAGAAGTATATGGTAGAGTCCTTAGAACAAGAGAAGATGTGAAACCTATATTTATATCATGTGGTAACTATATTGATCTAGAAACTTCTACAGAAATAGTACTAAATTTAATTAACAATGAAAGTAGATTACCAATCCCAGTTAGATTAGCTGATTTAGAAACACATATTAGTAGAAGTGCTTTAAGCTAG